GTGGCCGGCCTATTGGGTCTCGACGATGGGGGCCGCTCAGGGGTGCGAAAGGCCGGgcctttccgctcgtctctttggttgggtagcgacgggtctcgggtgaggtggtgtcttggtcttggatgccgaggcggcggccctggtggtggtagctcggtgctcatgggcagagcctGTGGCTTGGTGCTGCTGGGCtgtcatggccgtgtgggcggcgtggtggccggggtgtggcgttcggtggcggtgagtgttggccagggtgaaaacctgttctatccTCGGACGGACCGGCGACGGCGatgctcgttcccttcttgaaggcgtcgtcgcggctctcattgcccgttgTGTTGCTACAGGGGAAACTCTGACCCtctggtcgggcggcggcggcgctccggtgtcgtaaCCTTCCTGAAGGCGTCGCCTTGGAGTCCACGGTTCGtcgtatgcggcttcatctcttcgtAGATAGGGGTGGTGTTgttgcgctcagcgcctatgtatcctcccttgggtgtgtgcgtgtgtggtgGCGTGCGTTTCTACCGTtgtgtcgatgatctttgctttatatataaagcggggcgaaagcctttttcggtataagCTGGATTCAGACGAGTCTTGTAATTCTGAGAACCAGAGCACCCTGTATTCTCTAGTTGGATGGTGCTGGTAGAAACCGATTATAGTGTTGTGAATGCCTTGTCCAAATCGAGGTTGCCGAAGGAGAGCATGCTTGCGGAGGACCGGATTGCAGACGTAGAATCGGGATCTCCGGGAGACGATGAGAAAGCCACCGTGGGCGCCTTGAAGGTAATTCTCGTACCAGTTTTGTTGGCCTGAGGCGAAAGGCCAGAGCTGTTGACTAGGGACTCCGGCACCGACATTATGCAAGATCACCAAACTTGCAGGCCGCCCCAACCCATTGATGATGGGGAGCGACGGCTGGCGGCGGTGGTGTACGACCATGAATTCAGGCGTGGAGGTGACACTGCGCCACAACGGGCTAACGGCACGGCAGCGGCCAACATCCTTGGGCGGCAACCAGATGAGTATCTTGTCAATGATCTCCTCAGGCAGGTCCTCTACCAGGGTTGCGCCTCTCTTGTCCGGCATGATGCTCCGCTGAGTCCGCTGACAAAAGCCTTAGTGAATTGCTTCCGTGACTAGGATAAATTGGGCCGGGACGATGCATGCTCACCTGCGTCGGTGAAGAAATGGCGAGGGAGAAGGTCTCAACTAGAATCCATTGACGGAGGCGACGAGCAGCGGCCGCGGAAACGTGAGCTCGAGCGATCCCTTGGAAGCGGAAAAGAAAAAAGTCTTTGAGGTGTGATCATATCGGATAGGGATTTTCAGCTATGGCAAGGAGGAGATTCACCCGGCTGAGTCTACCATTTCTTTACCTTTATTTTTAGGTAGTAACAAAATTGAATCTCCCATTGATTTAGGAGAGTCTCTTAATGGCTTGCCTCAAAATCAGAGAAATTATATCAATCAGAGATCATTGCCTCTTCCTTCTTGCCCCTTCCACTTACTCCGGCATCGGCTCATCATTTCAACTTTTTAAGGGTTCCCAATTCAGAGATGTGTTTCAGCATTTGTTCGAAACTAACACTCATTTGTAACTATGAAACGATGTACAAAGGTTTTTCTGAATGTACAAGTGGTATTGTATTTCCCAACAATTTGGTATAGTCAAATGTCCAGAACTGCACGTGTGCTGCCACAACACACCGACTTTGTGAAAAATGGTCAAGTGCATCTCTAAACTGATACTATTATTGTTCAGTTTTACTAGCTTCTAAATACACTCCTAAATTAAATCAAGAGGCGAGCATGTCATTTGTATACAAAGCAACACCACAGAAGCCTAATCTATCAAAACCAAGAGCCTGATATATTTTTCAGATATGTAGTTCAGATTGTGCAGTCAGCAAACAAAAATAAATGTTCCTGCAGCTATGTATATCTGCTGTCCATTCATTTCTCCGCTTTTTCCCTGCTTCTAGTTTGGAACATGGCACGATGATTAATCTCATGTTTCAGTTTACACTGAAATCTGAACCCCATGTGTATGCATGAATGTTTATACACcgatcccgcaaaaaaaaagaatgtTTATACACCCAGTAAAAATcactaatttttttaaataatacattttaaatTAATTTACAGAAATAATATAAGGTTTTgatatttttcaaaaataatatGGCTTCGTCTTCCTGGAGGACGACTGGACATAATCGTCCTCCAGGAAGATGATTAGCTCCAGTCGTCCTCCAAGAAGATGATTAGTGGAAAGAACTCCTCAGGTTGCATGTTAGGTGGAAGAAGCAACAACATAAGAGTGCAACTTTCCTAAGGACTGCCTGAGAGCATACTTATTTATGGACTGAGGAAAGCGAaaacgaagatgatatcttcatgctgAGCAGCAAGGCCAAGACAcctgcatcgtcgaagggcaagagtgaaTCATCATCGAAGGGCAACAGTGCCTCATCATTGAAGGGAAAGAGTGCCTCGTCATTGAAGGGCAAGAGTGctgcatcgacggaggatgacgatgatgtctTTATGTAGTTTGTATGTTGTATTATCTAAGCTAAGTCGTACCGTTTAATTTTGATGTACTTGTATCTTAATTATCTGTAAAAGTGATGTATTATCTAAGTTAAGTCGTACCGTTTAATTTCGATGTAcgtggaggtggtggaggcggcgtAGGCCACATATACCTGTGGGGTGCCCGAACGTTACAGGGAGGAAGCTCAGACCATTCCTGGCCATACTGTGTTTCCTGTGTGGGAGGTGGTGCCGGAGTCGAATACATGTCGACCCACTAGTTGTGCTGCGACAACTAATCATCTTACTGGAGGACGACTGGAACTAATCATCTTACTGGAGGACGACTGGAACTAATCATCTTCCTTGAAGACGACTGGAGCTAATCATCTTCCTGGAGGACGACTGGAGCTAATCATCTTCCTGGAGGACGATTAGGTCCAGTCGTCCTCCAGTAAGACGAGGCCGtattattttcaaaaaaatatcaaaacCGTGTATTATTTctaaaaattaataaaaaatgtattattttaaaaaaatagagAAGAGCTAAATAAgcatccatgagaccatgactaCCTAGTGACGATTCCGAATTTGGAGTGAAAGTTCTCTTCCCCGATCAAATTTTGTTCTCTCTAACCCATATGCAAGAAGCAATTGACTTCTCACAAAACATACCCATGGTGCCCTCAAGTATCAGTTAGCTTTATTGCTTGAGGATGCCTAAATCTGATTAAAGGTTGATGCTTGGTCTCCTAATCCCCTTGCTATTCTTCTCGCGGCTGATGGTCTCCTatctcctctccccccttgctccctgGCGCCAGGTCTCCTAGAGCATCGCCATGGTGCACGAGCGAGGAGCTTTGTGGAGAAAACTACAACATGTGAGAAGGAGGCTGCTCCTATACCTGACGGCTCCTATGGTTATTCCAAGATATACTACAGTGGTGTTTGGTTATCATGGAACTTGATGCTGTTTGACTGCTACGGTTCAATGTCAAACAGCAGACTATTAACATAGATGAAAAGAAATTACAAGAAAGTTATATCAATGTTCAAAATAAAATAACTTATCTTGAAAATTAAAATTATTTACGCTCCATAGTTGGTGTTCTTCGCGTTCACGACAAATATCACGAGCTGGGCAGCACTGGACCAATGGAACTTGTATcaaatattttctgaaataaagtaATATCATTAACCGCACGGACGAGCGCGCACATGCCGCTCACTGCTCAGAGTTCAGAGTTGAGTTCTATCGAAATTCACAAGTCGCATATTGTCAACCATTATACACTCAAACCACAATTAATAGAATTCGTCGGCCTTTGGGTGCAACTTGAGCACGCGCACCTCCTTGCGGATGTGGAAGATGACATCACTTGGAAACTCCTTCCCAGTGGAGAGTACTCCGCGGCTTCAACCTGTAAGGCCCAATTCTTAGGATCAACCCTCGCATCCATGAACAAGTATGTTTGGAAAGTTTGGGccactcccaagttcttctcctggcTAGCTATGCAAGATAGGCACTGGACAGCGGACCGATTTCAAAAGAGGGGTTTGGAAAATTGCGGGCTCTGCACTCTTTGCAGGCATGCCAACAAGAAGGCGTTCTATCCCTCACCATGGCTGTTAGTTGGGAAATTTGGAACAAGTCCAGGCTTTGGGTCACGGCGGGTGCTAGGCATTTGAGCAATAGCATACCGCAAGAATAATTGGATTATGTAAAAGCGGTCTGACGAGCTATGAGTAGAGCCAAACGCTGAACTATGTATTTCTTCTCCTTCTTAATTAATgattgaggcaaatcttttgcctcggtTTAAAAAGACAATTAATGGAATTAATTAGTGACTTCTTATTCACTTGCATTCTTGTTTATTTGTCATTGCAATGGCTTTCCAGTTTACATGAGTTAAAAATGCCTATGGATGATGCACAGGCAAACCTAAGTCTAGTCATCGTCGGTGTGCACCTCATTCATGGCTACATAAGACTAGTGCTAAAATCTCGGTCCCCACAAGCAGGGAGCCACCGACCAGCAGCCTGACCTCCTCTGGCGGTCCTTCAACACCGCCACCACTGACGGGAAAGCGAGTTGTGTCGGGCGAGGCAGGAACGTTTGATAACAATCACGGTGAGCGGAAGAAGAGGAGAGGTGGACACGCACGAGGCCAAGCGCGGTGTCCTTTGGCGCCAAGAAAGGCATCGTCCACCGCCGTCAATCGTGAAGTTGAGATAGAAGTACATCCTACCGTGAAGACCTCCCCAACATGATCAAGATGGTGATGCCGACGCAGGGCAAGGCACTCGTGGGCGACCTTGCGGGCGATTGTGAAATGTGTTTTTGGTAGTGAATATAAGGCATTATGTAGACGAGCAGTGGAGGAGACAGGGTGGCTGGCAAGAGCCAGGGCTCCCCCCTACGCTTTTAACCTATCGGATTTTCTGAAAAATACATGTATTGGTGTAGTTTGAAACGCAGGAATCTTATATCTATGGGAGTAGTGTCTTTTGTTTGGCAATTATGGAAAACCAGTAGTGCCCGCTTTCAGAATAAATTTGGATATGATGCAACTTGTGTAATATCCAAGTTGCTCACTGGTTATCTTCTTGATGCAGATTTTAAAACCAAATTACATAGGATTGCGCTTATCTGCTTGATCTGGAATCTAAAACTAAATTACATTGAAATGTGCTGTCAAGGGGCAACAAATTGCCACAGGTGGTGTCTGAATTTTACCACCAAATGCAGGGATGGTGCCCTATAGTTAGAAGATTGGGAAACTAAAACAGAGGAGAATAAGGTGCGCAGATGAGAGATAACAGTTGCTTGTCGAATGAGTAGCGCATAATATTAGCCAGTTTTAAGACGGATAGAAGCAATCCATGCGGCTCTATTTGTGTGTGCAAGAAGATGAGGAATGAGCCACCATTCTATAGAGACATGTCGTAAAATAAATTAATATCTGGGAAGTGCATTCTTTCACAATGGTATATATTGCTTGCTAATAGATTTGGTTCCTTGTATACATTGATTCTTAGTAATGATGTGCAAAGAAACAATTAGCCTTCAAAAGGTGAACACAGCCTCTAAGTCTTCACAAGGTAATAGATCATCCTGGCCACTCGATCAGCATAAATCCAAAACAATTTGGGATCGTCTTAAATTTTTCTCTAACTAGGCGCACTTCCATCACTCTATGACAGTATTCAGTCAAAAAGAATATCGGTAGTTCGTGATGAATCTCTCTTGTTAACATCGCCATTCTATATTGCGTCCCCTTGTGATTTGATTGCCTTGCAGTCATCCCGATGGACCACAGCTAAAATGCATGTGTAGTTCGCCTCCAGTTGTGAATTTCCAGTTCTAGTTGCTCAGTCTGGCTTGCGTTGAAAAGTGATGACTTACAGAGCTCTAGTATGAGTGGATACAAGCAATCGAGATGGCATAATCATATCACCATTGAAATTCACTGGATTTTCCAATTGAAAAGAAATGTGGCGGGTCTTAAATCAGCCAAACTGATACCATATAATTAAGTTAGAAATCTTTTATCCAGAGAAAGATGAACCATGAACAAGCTTATTTATCTAATTGCAGGGGAGAACATCTTCAGCTGGTTTCTTTCTTGGCCCTGACGGTACTCCCAACACACTGCTAAAATATCAAGGATTTCTTAAATCATAGAAGCACTCAAGTAACTGTGAGACAGAAAACTGTGCTAATTATTGGCCGTAGACCAtactacatactccctccgtttttatttagttcgcatattagctttggtcaaagtcaagctttgtaaactttgaccaattttataaacaaaaatattaacatatacgatAACAAATCAAcatcattagatttattattgaatgtactttcacatagtataaatttgttatggtaaatgtttatattattttctataaagtgggtcaaactttacgaagtttgacttcagtcaactctaatatgcggagtaaataaaaacggagggagtacaactatgCAGGTATGCCTGATAGAACTTGTTCACACATAGAGCAGATGCAACCTAGTGAAACTGCCTATGGAAGAAGAGCATTACCAAGGCTGGATCTCATCTTAATCATGCCGCTGGTGCATTTTAACTATGCCAAAATTAGAGTAATTTTGGGAGGCAGGGAGGAACAGTGATAAAAGGTTCTAATACCATATAGTTCAGGGCATTAATAAGTCATTCAAGACATTATAATAAGCACCAAATGATGACATTGCAGGTGCTACTGCAACCATCCAAAACGATATGTTAAGTGCTGGCAGTATACTTAACAAGTGGGGCTAAGAACAAAAGACCTGATCTGAATCAAATGGCAAAGCAAACCAGGAGTCTTGAACATTCAGACACGCCCTGTGAAGAGTGAAGGCTCGTCATCTTCTTCTTGCATCTCATGGGACGGAATTGGAATAATGCTCTCCTGGAGGTGCTGGTGAGTAAGCAACATTTGATATTGACTCTTCCCGATGTTCGCGATACCTAAGAACTTGCCATCAATGTCGCAGCGCAACACATGTATTCTATTATTGAACCTGATCAGCAGCTCACGCTCATTGAGCACAGCCATCTCATTGAACTGTTCCACTGTTAAATCAAGTGgtgttttccttttccttttgaaAGAAGTTAAATAAAGTTGTCGTGATGCTTCCACCGTTGACACATCAATCCGGTACTTGAACGCCCAGATTTCGGCCTCATAATCCTGCATCACCCAAACATCTATAGCGCTGGAACTGGGCGAGCCGCCCCAGAAAGCAAGCGTCCCCTTCATGTTGAACAACCTTCTATCATAGAGCGACTGGGAGAGATTCCGCGCAGGACTAACAGGACTGTTCATCCACCGGAAAGACTCAGCTTCTGTGTCGAACACAATAATGTCTCCGGCACCTCCGGTAATGTCGCTGTCATCATAAGTAAACCAGTGCAGGCAGCCATGATGGTGGGCTGGTGGTGGAGGTGGAGAATAACACCGATAGGACAGCCCACTCAGTAACTTTTGTTCCACGGAAGTACACGAGTCTGTTGGTATTCTGACTCTGACGTGCCTCGGTTCGTAGGATCCCACTGTGAGGACGTACAGCAAGGCTTCAGACAAGTTTTGCGAGTCTTCAGACAAGTTTTGCGAGTCTTCAGACAAGTCCTGTGAGACCCAGAGCACCCTATATTCTCTGGTTGGATGATGCTGGTAGAGGCCGATTATGCTGTTGCAGATATCTTCCCCCAACTGAGGCTGTGGTAGGAGAGCATGCTGTTGGATGGTCGGGTTGCAGATGTAGAATCGTGATTGGCACCGGGTATTACTGGCGATGATGATGAAGCCATCAGAGGCGACTTGGAGCCAATTCCCAGAACGGTGTTTGGCACCCGGGAGGAAGGGCCAGAGCTGTTGACTGGAGGCACCAGCACCGGCATCACCAGCACCGGCATCACGAAAGACGACTAAACTGGCAGGCCCACACTCCCCGCTGATGATGGGGAACGACGGCTGGCGGCGGTGGTGTTCGAGCATGAATTTAGGCGTGGAGGTGGCACTGCGCCATGACGTGCTGACAGCACGGCAGCGGCTGACGTCCTTGGACGGCAGCCGGATGAGTATCATCTCCATGATCTCCTCGGGCAGGTCCTCGAGCTGGGTGTCGCCTTTCCTGTCCGGCATCGTGCGCTGTCTGAGTGCAGTCAACTGAAAAGACGCGGCAAGCTTCAGTCCTCCTCCACGGCTAACTCTTTCAGAGCAGCTGAAATCAAGAATACAAGAAAGTAAAATACAGGTGGAAGGCTCTGTATTTACCCACGGAGGTTCCAGCGGCGGCGTCGAGCTACGTGCGCCTCACGACTCACGAGTGTGTTCCGTCGCCTCCGATTTGGGCGCCTACTGCAGATGGAGAGAAAAATGAAGAGGGCGTACCGGAGAACAGATCGAGAGAGAGGGCGGCCAGTCTGGGCGGCGAAGGTGCTTACCTGCGGCGGGGAAGAAGGCGGCTGAGTGAGGCAGAACAGCAGATCGGTGGAGTGAGGCGGTCAAACCGTGGAGGGGTCGTGCTCGTCCGCACCCAGGCCAGGAGTAGATCTCGAGCTAGAGGCCATTGTGCGAGGTGCGGACGGCGGAGCGGAACCGAGCGAGCTCGATCTGGAATCCGGGAGGCAGACGGGACGAGGAGCGGCTGGGAACTCGATCCAGAGGCCAGCACACAAGGTCAAGCCACTCGGGGGATGAGGAAAAATTAGGGTTTCAGCGTGTTCGAGTGGGGTGGAGAATTTTACTCTCTGAGGAAGGAGGATATTGACTCGGCCCAGGATTTTATGAATCCATTCGTCTTCTATTGGTGTGTTTGGTTGGCGAACAAGTGCCATAAAATAGAATTAATGATTACATTCAAGAGGAACGGGTCGGTTTCATCCTTGTATTTAATTGATAGGGGGTAAAAAAGTAGAATGGAGCTTTTACAACCGGGCAACCCAAACCAGCCTCAAACGCCTCGTGGGCGACCGATCAGTGACCGGTCAAAAAAAGCAACCCAAATGAGCGCCTCAAATGGGCATAAACGTCGGGCTGACCGGCACCTCTCATACCCAGCCCAAATGTAGGGCGATTATGGGATACCCGAGCACGTTCGCCACATTGGACCCGGCCCACGTTCGCCCACTCGACCCCACTTTTATTCATCCCCATTCGCTCGCTGGACCAAAACCTACCCACTTCACTCAACACCCCTCCTCTATCCAAGCTCCCGGCCAGCGATCTTTGGCCTCATccggcatggcgggcagcggatccgACGACGACCAGTACAGATTCGTCGACTAGGGTGTTGCTTGTGCAGTTTGGAGGAGGCAATGATCGTCCTCATTGCACTACGCCGCTCCCGGGAGGACTGCGCCCGACCGACGGCGGGATCTGGCGTGAGTCCATTTTTTGGCCGCATCGGGCGCTCGGATCCTCCGGGGCTGGATTATTGTGGTCCTCCTGGGAGCCTTTCAATCTCCCTTTCCCCATTACCAGTCTGCCGGAGTATGAGTCCTGCCGGGACCAGTGTGTCCACCGTGGAACCGAGAGGATGAGGGTTGCCGAGACCTGACTCGTTGTCGGCATGGCTGCGTCGGAGGCGGCTGGTGCGCCGGTGTGCGCTGTTGCAGAGGAGAAAACCATCCGCGCTCGCATTATAACGAAGCGGCAACGGAGGAACACGTGTGCCCTCGCCTGAGAGTAGAATCGGGCGGTCCATGCCATGGCCGGACTGCCCCCAAGGAGAGAAGGAGGGCACAGCGATGGGTCAGGCAGCTCTGGCGACGAGCTGATCCGGCTCGATCCATACTGCGTCTTCGGCTGCTACTTCGTGAGAAGGACGACAAGGGTGCCGGGAAGGGTAAGGGCACTCGTGGATGATCTTCTCCATAGCTAGTATGTAGGTTAAACATGTCAAATTTTAGTTTGATGGTATGTCCTGAAGTAGTAGTCGGACGATGTGTGTAATGCATTGTTTATGTAGTTGCATAAGTTTGTATGGGTCTGAGCTGTCCCGTTATTAGAAGGGAAGTTTGAGGCGCGACTGATCAGTGTTCGCGGACGTGCCCGAacgcgtccgcgggcgtttgaggaaTCGGATTTGCCCATTCCGGATGTAAATGCTTTAATACATGCCGACGCCGGTCGATGCACCTCCATCtcctctttcccctctctttctccctctctccttccttctctttcttcctcctctccttccttctctctctccctctcatcttatctctctctctctctcctgcatcAGGGACTGGTCCATGGCGCTGCATCAAATCGAGCGCCGCCGTCGTCCCCCTCCATGGCTCCTCTCCTGTGTCCATCCTGGCGGTGGCTGCGACGACCACGCCCTGGGGCTTCGAGAGCATAGGAGGAAATAAGTGGAGGGGGGAGGAGGCCACGCTGTTGGGGTCGAGAGAATGGTGGAGGAGACGAGGCGGGCCTGAGAGGCAAGCAATTGGTGGCTCGAGGACGCGAATGATTGGCAAGGGTTTCACCGTGGGAACCCCACACTCGCTGCATCACCTTTTTTTCTCACACAGGACACGCGCGAGGCTCACTGTAAAGTTGGGCCAGCCGGCAAAGAAGGCCCATCGGTCATCAACCTGAGCAGGAAAGAGTAgtgtgaagagaaacaagcggTTGGATTTTTTGCAGCGCGGTGAAAAAATGCCAGCAGGACAGATCGAGCGAGGCAGATTGAGTGCGCGACTCAGATAGCTCGTATAGGCGGGTAGTCTAGCGAGCTTTATATGTTCGATTCAACGTGGGATGGATGAATTAGCATAGAAAATGTATGCCCGCAGGATTTTTCGTGAGAAACGTCCGTAAGTGAATCATTTTCGGACTCGGATCGAGGGTTCTTTTCGAGTTGCGGCTTCTTCCTCCTCTTACCTGTAACCAGATTCTCTCATAAAAGGGATAAGTTTCCCTCCGGACGACCGGTGGAAGATTGCGTCGGTCTCCTGCTACCCACACACTCACGCGTTCACAGACCCACACGAGATGAGCCCAGCCTGATCTTATCCTTCTCCTTTTCCACCAATTTTTTCCCAGCGTCCACCTGCATCTCTCCCCCATCCATCACTGCAGCCCGCATCTCGCCGACGAGACCGGCATCCATTCCCATATCGAGCCCTGTCGTTGCAGCCCACATCTCGCCGGCGAGGTGGTCGTTCACACCCGCGGCCAGCGATTTCCCCATGAGCCCCTGTTGCCACACCCCATGCTTGCACGGCTGCGTCTTATACGCAGCTCAGGCGTTTTTCCCAGCGCATCATCTCCAGCTTCGACTATTTTTCCATCTCCCGGCGGTGAGTTGGACAATTGCAAGACGGCGAGGTACGCCGAGAAGAGGGATGCTGGAATCAGCTTCTtgttttgctacaaccggcaaaTAAAAAGTTGGAACCAGCATGTAATTTTGGTGCATCGCCTAGAGTGTTTTCTACAGCGACGACTGCGGCCGCCTCATTTGTTGCATCCGACAAGACAAAAGCTACCAGTTAACTTTTTTGCTACCACAGCGACTGACGGAAGTAGTGACCAGGAGATGGCTTTGTAGCAAACGATTTGTTTTCAGGCAAAGCTACAGCTGGAACCAGCTTttgtttttgctacaaccggcaaaTCAAAAGCTGGAACCAACCACCTTTTTTGCTGGATCCTCGGAGTGTTTTCCACGGTGACGGCGGAACGCATGATTTTATTGCAACCGGCAATCACAAAAGCTACAAACCGGCGATCGATTTTGCTACAATGTCGACGGGGTGGCGACAACGACGAGCTATATTTTTTTTGCTAGAACCAGCAACTTTTATTGCTACCACCGGCGGACAATTTTTTTACTACTAGCAACCCGAAAGAAGATTCCTTCTGGCGAGCTCATCGCTAGGGTGCTGAGACCGGCGGCCAACGTTTTCGGAGCCGCGACCATCACCAGGCGAGGGATCTGCAACCAACGGGGTTAAAGCTTGCTGCATGCGTCGATCCGGCGAGAAACTCACGAGACGGAGGCGGCGGGGACGGTGACTGGTGGCGGCGGGGACAGTGACTGGCTGCGGCGACCGGCGGCGAGGGAGGCAACGGGTGAGCGCTCGGGGTGGTGCTTCGATGTCGGGCGTGTGCTCGTCCATAGAGAGATGCGATGCCTGTGATTTTTTTCTGGAAGAGAAGCCGTCGCGCTAAGGGAGAATGAGTGGAGGAAAGGAGATCGTGCGGCTACCAATTGTTATATCGCGCGGTCCTGGCGTGACTGGCCCAAAGTTGGGCCGGCACGCCGGGTGCTTATCTTTCCCTATATATTGCTTCTGGTCGTACATCGTCTGTAATTTTGCAAAAAAGCCCTTCTATTTTTGACAATTCAACCCGCGGCCCCTGTTTAAGTGGATCTGGGAAAACGCTTCGATTTTGCACAAAACGCCCTGTCTTTTGCGATATTCAAACCACTGTCCGAGCAGATTTGTGTAAAGAAAAAAAAACGCGACCACACGAGGAGCACGGGCTCGCCTCCTCTccctcatcgccgccgccgccgccaccaccaaagCCGGCCGCTTCAGGCGACCTCCGGCGCCGCGCAGCACGCCCCCGAGCTCCCCACAGtccgcgcctccctcccctccgtcCATATTCTCCTCTCCCATCCTCTACCGCCCGCTCACAACCCCACCCCCCGTGGCTAGGGTTTTGGGCAGGGCTTCGCCGGAGCCACGAGCGCGATGACGGCGGCGGTGACTCGGAGCCACGAGCGTGACGGAGGCTGGGAAAGGACTGCAGCACTACTGCTCGCGATGACAGGATG
This portion of the Triticum dicoccoides isolate Atlit2015 ecotype Zavitan chromosome 7A, WEW_v2.0, whole genome shotgun sequence genome encodes:
- the LOC119331309 gene encoding uncharacterized protein LOC119331309; amino-acid sequence: MPDRKGDTQLEDLPEEIMEMILIRLPSKDVSRCRAVSTSWRSATSTPKFMLEHHRRQPSFPIISGECGPASLVVFRDAGAGDAGAGASSQQLWPFLPGAKHRSGNWLQVASDGFIIIASNTRCQSRFYICNPTIQQHALLPQPQLGEDICNSIIGLYQHHPTREYRVLWVSQDLSEDSQNLSEDSQNLSEALLYVLTVGSYEPRHVRVRIPTDSCTSVEQKLLSGLSYRCYSPPPPPAHHHGCLHWFTYDDSDITGGAGDIIVFDTEAESFRWMNSPVSPARNLSQSLYDRRLFNMKGTLAFWGGSPSSSAIDVWVMQDYEAEIWAFKYRIDVSTVEASRQLYLTSFKRKRKTPLDLTVEQFNEMAVLNERELLIRFNNRIHVLRCDIDGKFLGIANIGKSQYQMLLTHQHLQESIIPIPSHEMQEEDDEPSLFTGRV